Proteins from a single region of Candidatus Krumholzibacteriia bacterium:
- a CDS encoding PAS domain S-box protein encodes MDRSSRTPITLRTRLVTTMVAISLMAAGVAAWFQATHLQQDLERFETGRGRAVLGALQVEVNSGLTTTRLRRVVLAHAAERDVDAIMVLRGDPLRVEIASRPRWEGSALPDLVPTTVAEAHAEGRPHRWSDDTTVALYEPTVLVGARSARDGSEPAGILVVFDTREIRAAVRHEALIGAGVAFLTIMALTGCVILLLQSRLWNRLTRMTRQLDSIERGESSARIDVSMDDEVGRLGHAVNDLLDRVETERTRWRSVIETAAEAIIIIDSMGSIRTFNPAAERMFGYEAADMIGRNVSTLMPSPHAEQHDDHIDRYLQTGNPNVVGHGREMVALRRNGEVFPIHIAVSRMSIDGDVYFTGLIRDISGQKRIEHELRAQAEALEAANARALEATAAKSAFLANMSHEIRTPMTAILGYVDLLSDEAPTEEQRDEYLDTVRANGQHLLRLINDILDLSKVEADRIEVERLEVSLSGLILEAQKLVAPRALEKGLGLEFVAKGELPRTIRTDPVRLRQILVNLVGNAIKFTESGGIEVYVRAGHRSGQPVLHFAVHDTGIGMTDDEIGRLFRPFTQGDASTTRRFGGTGLGLTISRRLAQLLGGDIEVESSPGLGSVFTVSIDPGVMPGDDTIRELGASARDTGSADDGAGEQLVGRVLVAEDNAVNQKLVRRILEKRGLEVEVADDGAAAVRRALDARDEQRIHDLVLMDMLMPVVDGYEATRMLREEGYPSPIVALTANAMAGDRDRCLAAGCDDFLAKPIERDELSRVLHHVFSAATPV; translated from the coding sequence ATGGACCGCAGCTCGCGCACACCCATCACGCTGAGGACCCGCCTCGTCACCACCATGGTGGCCATCTCGCTGATGGCGGCCGGCGTAGCCGCGTGGTTCCAGGCGACGCACCTCCAGCAGGACCTCGAGCGCTTCGAGACCGGGCGCGGACGTGCCGTCCTGGGGGCCCTCCAGGTCGAGGTGAACTCGGGACTCACCACGACCCGTCTGCGACGCGTCGTGCTCGCCCACGCGGCCGAGCGCGACGTCGACGCGATCATGGTGCTGCGCGGAGATCCGCTCCGGGTCGAGATCGCCTCGCGCCCTCGCTGGGAGGGTTCCGCCCTTCCCGACCTGGTCCCGACGACGGTGGCCGAAGCCCACGCCGAGGGCCGGCCCCATCGCTGGTCCGACGACACCACGGTGGCCCTCTACGAACCCACCGTGCTCGTCGGAGCACGATCCGCCCGGGACGGCTCGGAACCTGCGGGGATCCTCGTCGTCTTCGACACCCGCGAGATCCGCGCCGCGGTCCGGCACGAGGCGTTGATCGGGGCCGGTGTGGCCTTCCTCACCATCATGGCCCTGACCGGCTGTGTGATCCTCCTGCTGCAGTCGCGGCTGTGGAACCGGCTCACACGCATGACCCGGCAACTCGATTCGATCGAGCGCGGGGAGAGCAGCGCGCGGATCGACGTTTCGATGGACGACGAGGTGGGCCGCCTGGGCCACGCCGTGAACGATCTCCTGGATCGCGTGGAGACCGAACGGACCCGTTGGCGCTCGGTGATCGAGACGGCGGCCGAGGCCATCATCATCATCGATTCCATGGGAAGTATCCGGACCTTCAACCCGGCAGCCGAGCGCATGTTCGGTTACGAAGCCGCCGACATGATCGGGCGCAACGTGTCGACGTTGATGCCCAGCCCCCACGCCGAACAGCACGACGATCACATCGATCGCTACCTGCAGACCGGCAACCCCAACGTCGTCGGCCACGGGCGCGAAATGGTGGCCCTGCGGCGCAACGGCGAGGTCTTCCCGATCCACATCGCCGTGTCGCGCATGTCGATCGACGGGGACGTCTACTTCACCGGATTGATCCGCGACATCAGCGGTCAGAAGCGCATCGAACACGAACTGCGCGCCCAGGCCGAGGCGCTCGAAGCCGCCAATGCCCGCGCCCTCGAGGCGACCGCGGCCAAGAGTGCCTTCCTGGCCAACATGAGCCACGAGATCCGCACTCCCATGACCGCCATCCTGGGCTACGTGGATCTGTTGAGCGACGAAGCCCCCACCGAGGAGCAGCGCGACGAGTACCTCGACACCGTACGCGCCAACGGTCAGCACCTGCTGCGCCTGATCAACGACATCCTCGATCTCTCGAAGGTCGAGGCCGATCGGATCGAGGTCGAGCGTCTCGAGGTGTCGCTTTCGGGTCTGATCCTCGAGGCGCAGAAGCTGGTCGCCCCGCGCGCCCTCGAGAAGGGGCTGGGGCTCGAATTCGTGGCCAAGGGGGAACTCCCGCGGACGATTCGCACCGACCCCGTGCGACTCCGCCAGATCCTGGTGAACCTGGTCGGCAACGCGATCAAGTTCACCGAGAGCGGTGGGATCGAAGTGTACGTGCGGGCCGGCCACCGCAGTGGCCAGCCGGTACTGCACTTCGCGGTCCACGACACCGGCATCGGCATGACCGACGACGAGATCGGTCGTCTGTTCCGTCCCTTCACCCAGGGTGATGCCTCCACGACCCGCCGCTTCGGGGGAACAGGCCTGGGCCTGACCATCTCCCGGCGACTGGCCCAACTGCTCGGTGGAGACATCGAGGTCGAGAGCAGCCCGGGCCTGGGCAGCGTGTTCACCGTGAGCATCGATCCCGGGGTGATGCCCGGAGACGACACGATCCGAGAGCTGGGAGCGAGCGCGCGCGACACCGGATCCGCCGACGACGGTGCCGGCGAGCAACTCGTGGGACGTGTCCTGGTGGCCGAGGACAACGCCGTAAACCAGAAGCTCGTGCGCAGGATCCTGGAGAAGCGGGGCCTCGAGGTGGAGGTGGCCGACGACGGAGCGGCGGCCGTCCGCCGGGCCCTGGACGCCCGCGACGAGCAGCGGATCCACGACCTGGTACTCATGGACATGCTCATGCCCGTGGTCGACGGTTACGAGGCCACGCGCATGCTGCGCGAGGAGGGCTATCCCTCGCCGATCGTCGCGCTGACCGCCAACGCCATGGCCGGAGACCGTGACCGGTGTCTGGCCGCCGGCTGCGACGACTTCCTCGCGAAGCCCATCGAGCGCGACGAACTGTCCCGCGTGCTCCACCA
- a CDS encoding DUF4236 domain-containing protein — MGFYLRKAFKLGPLRLNLSQYGIGVSGGVTGARVGLMPGGRVYTHAGRYGLYHRRVWGRVGGRSEGDGGGATGAPAPPRVLRVDTGVTYGRDDTSTPDTVDLPLDTDGLDSGGISAPITLTLLLAAGAVLATVTEGTPVLLAVVCGAAALGGVVWTVRRISHRERLNDWLDVLEPLGDRPAREWPQQRTQIERLDVDRPLPADERRELARRAHLDLSLAAVLDGQVTDQELARLDGVSQLLDLDPAEVRTHRVHAYRAVHLEAVADRELDHDEEETLAHVRERLALEPDDLADENALADRLRRLRDLREGDPPVVEPDPTEQRYLRRGEVCHLRAPARLLRERVLERFQRDRQKHVVRGLSLYREGTLLITDRRLLLLGDRRTEIPLRAVVDCEVDLDRALITIRRSDRVRPIFLTTPDAEVAGALIARLAEL, encoded by the coding sequence GTGGGTTTCTATCTGCGCAAGGCGTTCAAGCTCGGGCCACTGCGCCTGAACCTCTCCCAGTACGGTATCGGCGTGAGCGGCGGCGTCACCGGCGCTCGCGTCGGACTCATGCCCGGCGGTCGCGTCTACACGCACGCCGGTCGCTACGGCCTGTACCATCGCCGCGTCTGGGGACGGGTGGGCGGTCGATCCGAGGGCGACGGGGGCGGTGCCACCGGGGCCCCGGCCCCGCCGCGTGTCCTGCGGGTCGACACGGGCGTGACCTACGGCCGCGACGACACGTCGACACCGGACACCGTCGACCTGCCTCTCGACACCGATGGCCTCGACAGCGGAGGCATCTCGGCTCCGATCACGCTCACCCTGCTGCTCGCCGCGGGCGCGGTCCTGGCCACGGTGACCGAGGGGACGCCCGTGTTGCTCGCGGTGGTCTGCGGTGCGGCGGCTCTCGGCGGCGTCGTGTGGACCGTCCGCCGCATCTCGCATCGAGAGCGTCTGAACGACTGGCTCGACGTGCTCGAGCCCCTGGGCGACCGGCCCGCCCGTGAGTGGCCGCAGCAGCGCACGCAGATCGAACGGTTGGACGTCGATCGCCCCCTGCCCGCGGACGAGCGCCGCGAGCTCGCCCGCCGGGCCCACCTCGACCTGAGCCTCGCCGCCGTCCTCGACGGGCAGGTGACCGATCAGGAACTGGCGCGGCTCGACGGTGTGTCGCAGCTCCTCGACCTCGATCCGGCCGAGGTCCGGACCCACCGCGTGCACGCCTACCGCGCCGTCCACCTCGAGGCCGTCGCCGACCGCGAGCTCGACCACGACGAAGAAGAGACCCTCGCCCACGTGCGCGAGCGCCTGGCCCTCGAACCCGACGACCTGGCCGACGAGAACGCCCTCGCCGATCGCCTGCGGCGTCTGCGCGACCTGCGAGAGGGCGATCCACCCGTCGTGGAGCCCGATCCCACCGAGCAGCGGTATCTCCGGCGCGGCGAGGTCTGCCACCTGCGGGCCCCGGCCCGGCTCCTGCGCGAGCGCGTGCTCGAACGTTTCCAGCGCGACCGTCAGAAGCACGTGGTCCGCGGCCTGTCGCTGTACCGCGAAGGGACCCTGCTGATCACCGACCGGCGCCTCCTCCTGCTCGGCGATCGGCGGACCGAGATCCCGCTGCGCGCGGTGGTCGACTGCGAGGTCGATCTCGACCGGGCCCTGATCACGATCCGCCGCAGCGACCGGGTCCGTCCGATCTTCCTCACCACTCCGGACGCCGAGGTCGCGGGCGCGCTGATCGCCCGCCTGGCCGAGCTCTGA